A single Lolium perenne isolate Kyuss_39 chromosome 6, Kyuss_2.0, whole genome shotgun sequence DNA region contains:
- the LOC127305170 gene encoding uncharacterized protein has protein sequence MDSSPAAAAAAAAPPLDDCLRLLRGERDEQKLAGLLIAANVCRAGDAAAVAEVYRAVGPRFLRRLLNTGLGKVEGGKEEEREAYLRLAVTVLAGLARVPEVAADEGVVSTVPLVAEVVSKSPDLTITEECFELLSLVAIASDDGAHKFCEPGIIDMLFGQFSSFPDGSRCLELATHLMQLLVHKLRADNMSVERLQGMASMVASLAVPFNVLHTTVKFESLHMLTTLLSQKESIRPLHGALRSMPSTIWESHIRGGIIDVLQNRVVSSEKLQALLLAECMMSILGESWLSEDHKILDNKNVMSVDKFVLLVLESARVEVAVLLNELAFSKYESSKSSQIDDAISQKQRNLAILFSLIERIIKMISDASGGEGEPSQTIHERTIIQAIKGLNETISLVLDFLQDAKDHGQRKDDDLLAAVRIVGSYLAETPYACQEKTGRLLEFIFSIEGQDESRPFYSVRFMLPMLSQITTTADGCRTLVSFGGHKAVIDCLIKMTEQNGMMVDNGSIFLACDTIRNIMSNRKSSHIQMEPCFICLLQALITWAGTTDASSVIMTACSLCTMVMELTSEEFLLSCSDFDPKTLGSLSDLIVRSLHQDIPDGDMEQLNEKQIIVSGYKRWADRFPRVRNVVHQHVSV, from the exons ATG GATTCctcccctgccgccgccgccgccgccgccgcgccgcccctcGACGActgcctccgcctcctccgcggcGAGCGCGACGAGCAGAAGCTGGCGGGCCTCCTCATCGCCGCCAACGTCTGCCGCGCcggcgacgccgccgccgtcgccgaggtCTACCGCGCCGTCGGGCCCCGcttcctccgccgcctcctcaaCACCG GGTTGGGGAAAGTGGAGGGCGGGAaggaggaggagcgggaggcgTACCTGCGGCTCGCCGTGACCGTGCTTGCCGGGCTCGCGCGCGTCCCGGAGGTCGCGGCCGACGAGGGGGTCGTCTCCACCGTTCCCCTCGTCGCCGAGGTTGTTTCCAAATC GCCTGATCTGACAATTACCGAGGAATGTTTCGAGCTTCTGTCGCTCGTTGCCATAGCCTCCGACGACGGGGCGCATAAATTTTGCGAGCCTGGAATTATCGACATGCTCTTCGGTCAATTCTCCAGCTTTCCAGATG GTTCAAGGTGCTTAGAGCTTGCCACTCATCTAATGCAGTTACTTGTTCATAAACTCAGAGCAGACAACATGAGTGTGGAGAGACTGCAAGGCATGGCGAGCATG GTGGCTTCTCTTGCTGTGCCTTTCAACGTTCTTCACACCACAGTTAAATTTGAATCGCTGCACATGCTTACCACCCTTCTTTCCCAAAAAGAATCTATAAGA CCACTCCATGGTGCTTTGAGATCAATGCCGTCCACAATCTGGGAATCTCATATCCGTGGTGGAATTATAGACGTTCTTCAAAACCGTGTTG TATCCTCCGAAAAGCTGCAAGCTCTTCTTTTGGCGGAGTGCATGATGTCTATACTAGGTGAGAGTTGGTTGTCAGAAGATCATAAAATCCTGGATAACAAGAATGTTATGTCCGTCGACAA ATTTGTGCTGCTTGTCCTAGAATCTGCAAGAGTTGAAGTGGCTGTCCTTCTAAATGAACTTGCTTTTTCAAAGTATGAGTCATCAAAAAGTTCTCAGATAGATGATGCCATCAGCCAGAAACAAAGAAATCTGGCTATATTGTTTTCACTGATAGAAAGAATAATCAAAATGATATCAGATGCTAGCGGTGGTGAAG GTGAACCAAGTCAAACTATCCATGAAAGGACAATAATACAGGCAATTAAAGGATTAAATGAGACAATCAGTCTAGTGTTGGACTTCCTGCAGGATGCAAAG GATCACGGGCAGAGGAAAGATGATGATCTTTTGGCAGCTGTGAGAATAGTGGGAAG CTATCTGGCAGAGACGCCATATGCCTGCCAAGAGAAGACTGGACGTCTACTGGAATTTATATTTTCTATTGAAGGTCAAGATGAATCAAG GCCCTTCTATTCCGTTCGCTTCATGCTTCCAATGCTATCCCAAATAACAACGACAGCCGATGGATGCAGAACTTTGGTGTCGTTTGGAGGCCATAAAGCA GTTATAGACTGCCTAATTAAAATGACAGAGCAGAATGGAATGATGGTCGACAATGGCAGCATCTTTTTGGCGTGCGATACTATCAGAAACATTATGTCAAAT AGGAAGAGTTCCCATATTCAAATGGAGCCTTGTTTCATCTGTCTCCTGCAAGCACTTATTACATGGGCTG GAACAACTGATGCTTCATCAGTCATCATGACAGCCTGCAGCTTGTGCACGATGGTGATGGAGTTGACATCAGAAGAGTTCCTCTTGAGCTGCTCTGATTTTGACCCCAAGACCCTTGGGAGTTTGTCTGACCTCATTGTCAGAAGCTTGCATCAG GATATCCCTGACGGCGATATGGAACAGTTGAACGAAAAACAAATAATCGTATCAG GCTACAAGCGCTGGGCTGATCGATTCCCTCGTGTTAGAAATGTTGTACATCAGCATGTATCTGTCTGA